Proteins encoded together in one Oryzias latipes chromosome 11, ASM223467v1 window:
- the LOC111948254 gene encoding uncharacterized protein LOC111948254: MRLMEPFLDKGRNVTTDNFFTSLSLSQQLLSRKTTILGSVNKTRREIPQSARQTDRDEFTTQVFSTTGATLTVYAPKRKKTVYILSSMHSVVQTENSTKRKPNTVALYNTTKCGVDVIDQMMQEYTVRRGTRRWPVAVFYNMIDMAALNAHVLYQACTGRQERGVDFLAKLARELANSHVDAKKAQKEELLRQQPPTPGPGKRATCQVRHKCKNNHATVRCVDCYRYTCGKCRREIPWQCQDCE; the protein is encoded by the exons ATGAGGCTGATGGAACCATTCTTGGACAAGGGCAGAAACGTTACCACGGACAATTTCTTCACATCGCTGTCACTTTCGCAACAACTGCTTAGCCGGAAGACGACCATCCTCGGCTCAGTCAACAAGACTCGCCGGGAAATTCCACAATCTGCTAGGCAGACAGACCGTGATGAATTCACCACTCAG GTGTTTTCAACCACTGGTGCCACGCTGACGGTGTACGCGCCCAAAAGGAAGAAGACCGTCTACATTCTTAGCAGCATGCACAGCGTGGTTCAGACTGAGAATAGCACCAAAAGGAAGCCAAACACCGTCGCCCTTTACAACACCACAAAGTGCGGAGTGGATGTGATAGACCAGATGATGCAGGAGTACACTGTCCGCAGAGGAACACGGCGCTGGCCGGTCGCTGTGTTCTATAACATGATTGACATGGCAGCACTGAATGCGCATGTGCTGTACCAAGCATGCACCGGTAGGCAGGAGAGAGGAGTGGACTTCCTGGCAAAGCTTGCAAGAGAGTTGGCTAACTCTCATGTGGATGCAAAGAAGGCACAAAAAGAAGAATTGCTTCGACAACAACCTCCCACACCCGGCCCTGGAAAAAGAGCCACGTGTCAGGTCAGGCACAAGTGTAAGAACAATCATGCCACTGTGCGATGCGTTGACTGCTACAGATACACATGTGGCAAATGCAGAAGAGAGATACCATGGCAGTGCCAGGATTGTGAGTGA